Proteins from a genomic interval of Neodiprion lecontei isolate iyNeoLeco1 chromosome 2, iyNeoLeco1.1, whole genome shotgun sequence:
- the LOC124292928 gene encoding uncharacterized protein LOC124292928 — MHDTNATAKSGRIEKIIHQRQAPCRDTVGLSGSSCAFRHYLVIRHGYPLGSELLNHRSKVRDVLRHRQVRFPCFGTGTGPNLYTEWNRYYLGTFLRIFMDMVKGNTEKLKQIRIRTGVITNLRHKNLEAFLDDAQRVIVERLRLVLREELNVKVNLTLSCKFDNAKHDGIAEEVKSFNTSNTAILPSSDIDGWFTHARNDLLAKVEDFE, encoded by the exons ATGCATGATACAAATGCTACTGCGAAAAGTGGTAGAatagagaaaataattcaccAACGCCAGGCGCCGTGTCGCGATACAGTTGGGTTGTCTGGGTCCTCGTGTGCTTTTCGAC ACTACTTGGTCATACGTCACGGTTATCCACTCGGGTCTGAATTGTTGAACCACCGGTCCAAAGTCCGCGATGTACTCAGACATCGGCAGGTTCGTTTTCCTTGCTTTGGTACAGGAACTGGACCTAACCTGTATACCGAATGGAACCGTTACTACTTAGGAACATTTCTAAG aatttttatggatatGGTGAAagggaatacagaaaagttgAAGCAAATCCGGATCCGAACGGGAGTTATCACAAATCTCCGGCATAAGAATTTGGAagcctttctggacgatgcGCAGCGGGTCATCGTTGAGCGATTGAGGCTGGTACTGCGCGAGGAGttaaatgtgaaggttaacctcacattatcgtgcaaatttgaCAACGCAAAGCACGACGGGATTGCGGAAGAAGTTAAAAgcttcaacacctccaacacAGCGATCCTCCCCTCGAGCGATATAGACGGCTGGTTCACACACGCAAGGAACGATCTGCTTGCGAAGGTTGAAGATTTTGAATAG